One window from the genome of Echinicola vietnamensis DSM 17526 encodes:
- a CDS encoding DNA-3-methyladenine glycosylase I, translating to MANYQINQQEKFRCPWCLGFEDYIKYHDEEWGVPVYSDRVHFEFLVLESAQAGLSWATILKKREGYRKAFADFDYKQVADFPDSMVEELLQDAGIIRNRLKIAAAINNAKRFMEVQAQVGSFTSYIWDFVNGKPIDGQLKSMADAKATTAESDKLAKDLKKKGFKFLGSTTIYAHMQATGLVNDHLMQCFRHQEVKRLVR from the coding sequence ATTACCAAATCAATCAACAAGAAAAATTCCGCTGTCCATGGTGCCTCGGATTTGAAGATTACATCAAATACCATGACGAGGAATGGGGCGTTCCCGTGTACAGCGACCGGGTACATTTCGAATTTTTGGTACTGGAAAGTGCACAGGCAGGACTGAGCTGGGCCACCATTTTAAAGAAGCGAGAGGGCTATCGAAAAGCTTTTGCAGATTTTGACTATAAGCAAGTGGCGGATTTTCCAGATAGCATGGTGGAAGAGCTGCTTCAAGATGCAGGCATCATCCGTAACCGCCTCAAGATCGCTGCGGCCATCAATAATGCCAAGCGCTTCATGGAAGTCCAAGCCCAAGTGGGCAGTTTCACAAGTTATATTTGGGATTTTGTGAACGGTAAGCCCATCGATGGCCAACTCAAAAGTATGGCAGATGCCAAAGCCACCACCGCAGAATCCGACAAACTAGCCAAAGACCTCAAAAAGAAAGGCTTCAAATTCCTCGGCAGTACCACCATCTATGCCCATATGCAGGCTACGGGACTGGTCAATGACCACTTGATGCAATGTTTTCGGCATCAAGAAGTAAAGCGATTGGTGCGATGA
- a CDS encoding DUF4328 domain-containing protein: MFIYLVIVLHAVSIVSGYMQYDLLLRARDIGITDQEAEVNDLRHQVIAILIVMTYIVSTIVFLQWFRRAYYNLHTLLPDRLDFNEGWAVGAWFVPIINLYRPLRIMRELFEEAAAFLKKKQVSTYVQDNEWLMISWWTLWILGGLIDRISWRVYEDAETIDELINMTLTDMATSGIVVLCGILAAQLINRYNQLEKVLEVAAGDGAESIPAVEIISRED; encoded by the coding sequence ATGTTTATTTATTTGGTAATAGTTCTTCATGCCGTAAGCATTGTTTCGGGCTATATGCAGTATGACCTGCTGCTACGTGCCAGGGACATTGGTATTACGGATCAGGAGGCAGAGGTGAATGATTTGAGGCATCAGGTGATTGCTATTTTAATTGTCATGACCTACATCGTATCAACCATCGTTTTTCTGCAATGGTTTAGAAGGGCCTATTACAATTTACATACCTTGCTCCCAGACCGGTTGGACTTCAACGAAGGCTGGGCGGTAGGTGCTTGGTTTGTGCCAATTATCAATCTATACCGGCCTTTGAGGATTATGCGAGAGTTGTTTGAGGAAGCAGCAGCTTTCCTGAAAAAGAAGCAAGTCTCCACTTATGTTCAGGACAATGAATGGCTTATGATCAGTTGGTGGACATTATGGATCCTCGGAGGACTAATTGATAGGATATCCTGGAGGGTTTATGAAGATGCTGAAACCATTGATGAATTGATCAACATGACCCTTACGGACATGGCTACTTCGGGCATTGTGGTGCTGTGTGGAATTTTGGCTGCTCAGCTCATTAACCGTTATAATCAACTGGAAAAGGTGCTGGAGGTTGCTGCTGGAGATGGTGCGGAGTCCATTCCAGCCGTAGAAATAATATCCCGTGAAGACTGA
- a CDS encoding phosphocholine-specific phospholipase C, translating to MKDSRRDFLKKAALLSGSAGMWSILPTSIEKALAITPDPGTTFYDAEHVVMLMQENRSFDHCFGTLKGVRGFNDPRAITLPDKNPVWLQPDKNGNRFAPFRFDIKDTKATWMRDIPHSWENQVDARNDGKYNGWIEAKRSGRAEFRDVPMTMGYYSREDIPFYYAFADAFTVCDQHFCAALTGTTTNRNYFWAGKTHGNGEKARVRNGELNYQHEVDWATFPDRLEDEGISWKVYQNEISLPTGVEDSSLLANFTDNNLEWFKQFGVRFSKGHYQYLKERQQALPSELKSLEQDLKKPGADQDALAAKISEKKAEMAELEEYLAKWNPEQFSKLSQREQSLHAKAFATNSGDKDYHKVESMAYTDGSEQRETKIPKGDILHQFRKDVQAGKLPAVSWVVAPQKFSDHPSAPWYGAWYVSEVLDILTQNPEVWKKTIFILNYDENDGYFDHVPPFVAPNPNDPDNGKVSEGMDATGEFVTKEEELKAGFKDADARTSPVGLGYRVPLVIASPWTRGGWVNSEVCDITSTIQLVEKWLSKKTGKTIKETNISEWRRTVSGDLTSAFRPYKGEEIDLPEWVDRNKHVQQIYNAKFKDLPKNFKALSEAEAQQVAADPGHEVLPQQEPGTKPSNALPYELYVDGRVSGDGKHFLVRFEAADDIFGEKALGAPFNVYAPGNYWNSSSESFEPVKTWAFAVKAGDAVEYSWPLEAFENGQYHLRVYGPNGYFREFMGDAQGPRVEVTCKPIKKRRNYTEKLKITVKNSSALQALRLKLADETYQKLEKQFKVNPEDEESFTLDTASTKGWYDFKLQAPGISGFEVRYAGRLETGKDSISDPFMGREV from the coding sequence ATGAAAGATTCAAGAAGAGATTTTTTAAAGAAAGCGGCGTTGCTTTCTGGAAGTGCAGGGATGTGGAGCATATTGCCTACATCCATAGAGAAGGCGCTGGCCATAACGCCAGATCCAGGAACCACTTTTTATGATGCAGAGCATGTCGTCATGCTGATGCAGGAAAACCGCTCATTTGACCATTGCTTTGGTACCTTAAAGGGTGTTCGGGGTTTTAACGATCCCCGAGCCATTACCCTCCCGGATAAAAACCCCGTTTGGTTGCAGCCGGATAAAAATGGAAACCGCTTTGCCCCTTTTCGATTTGACATCAAGGATACCAAGGCCACCTGGATGCGTGATATTCCCCATAGCTGGGAAAATCAAGTAGATGCTCGCAACGACGGCAAATACAATGGCTGGATAGAGGCCAAGCGATCCGGCCGCGCCGAATTTCGTGATGTGCCGATGACCATGGGCTACTACAGCCGTGAGGATATTCCCTTTTACTACGCCTTTGCAGATGCCTTTACCGTTTGTGATCAGCATTTCTGTGCTGCCCTGACAGGGACTACGACCAATCGAAATTACTTTTGGGCGGGTAAAACCCATGGGAATGGGGAAAAAGCACGGGTTCGTAACGGAGAGCTGAACTACCAGCATGAAGTGGATTGGGCGACTTTTCCGGACAGGTTAGAGGATGAAGGGATCTCGTGGAAGGTTTACCAAAATGAAATCAGCTTGCCCACAGGAGTGGAGGACAGTTCTTTACTGGCCAATTTTACCGATAACAACCTTGAGTGGTTCAAGCAGTTTGGGGTGCGGTTTAGCAAGGGGCATTATCAGTATTTGAAGGAAAGGCAGCAAGCACTTCCCTCGGAGCTGAAATCGCTAGAGCAAGACCTTAAAAAGCCCGGTGCCGATCAGGATGCCTTGGCGGCAAAGATTTCAGAAAAGAAAGCCGAAATGGCCGAGCTGGAGGAATACCTGGCCAAATGGAATCCCGAGCAATTCAGCAAATTGTCCCAGAGGGAGCAGTCGCTGCATGCAAAGGCCTTTGCCACGAACAGTGGCGACAAGGACTACCATAAGGTAGAAAGCATGGCTTATACGGATGGAAGTGAGCAGCGGGAAACAAAAATTCCCAAAGGAGATATTCTGCATCAATTCCGCAAGGATGTCCAAGCAGGAAAGTTGCCGGCGGTTTCCTGGGTGGTAGCTCCCCAGAAATTCTCCGATCACCCTAGCGCTCCTTGGTATGGGGCTTGGTACGTATCGGAAGTCCTGGATATCTTGACCCAAAATCCCGAGGTATGGAAAAAGACTATCTTTATCCTCAATTATGATGAAAACGACGGATATTTTGACCACGTACCTCCTTTCGTTGCTCCCAATCCAAATGATCCGGATAACGGTAAAGTTTCGGAAGGAATGGATGCCACAGGGGAGTTTGTGACCAAAGAAGAAGAGCTCAAGGCAGGATTTAAGGATGCTGATGCCAGGACCAGCCCGGTAGGTTTGGGCTATCGTGTACCTTTGGTGATTGCCTCTCCCTGGACACGCGGTGGCTGGGTAAATTCAGAAGTCTGTGACATCACCTCTACCATCCAGCTCGTGGAAAAATGGCTTTCCAAGAAAACGGGTAAAACGATCAAGGAAACCAATATCAGTGAATGGAGACGTACGGTCAGCGGTGACCTCACTTCTGCATTTCGTCCGTATAAAGGAGAAGAAATCGATTTGCCGGAATGGGTGGACCGCAACAAGCACGTGCAGCAGATTTACAATGCTAAGTTTAAGGACTTGCCCAAGAATTTCAAGGCTCTTAGCGAGGCGGAAGCCCAACAGGTGGCGGCAGATCCCGGACATGAGGTGTTGCCCCAGCAAGAGCCGGGCACCAAGCCCTCCAATGCCCTTCCATACGAACTTTATGTGGATGGCCGGGTCAGTGGGGATGGAAAGCACTTTTTGGTCAGGTTTGAAGCGGCTGATGATATTTTCGGTGAAAAGGCCCTTGGAGCTCCCTTCAACGTGTACGCTCCCGGTAATTATTGGAACTCGTCTTCCGAATCGTTTGAGCCCGTAAAAACCTGGGCATTTGCGGTAAAGGCGGGTGATGCCGTGGAATATAGCTGGCCGCTGGAGGCTTTTGAAAATGGCCAGTATCACCTCCGGGTCTATGGCCCCAATGGCTACTTCAGGGAATTTATGGGCGATGCCCAAGGACCGCGTGTGGAGGTGACTTGCAAGCCCATCAAGAAACGCAGAAACTACACGGAAAAGCTGAAGATTACCGTAAAAAACAGCAGTGCCTTGCAAGCGCTCCGTCTAAAGCTTGCAGATGAAACCTACCAAAAGTTGGAGAAGCAATTTAAGGTAAATCCTGAGGATGAGGAAAGCTTTACGTTGGATACTGCCTCCACGAAAGGATGGTATGATTTTAAACTCCAAGCTCCAGGAATCAGCGGCTTCGAGGTGCGGTACGCTGGCAGGCTGGAGACGGGCAAAGACAGTATTTCAGATCCGTTTATGGGCAGGGAAGTGTAA
- a CDS encoding MATE family efflux transporter, with the protein MQAPKEKKYTEGKLISALVSLALPIILANVLQTAYQLIDTFWLGRLGANAVAAVSVSFPILFLILSLGAGLTLAGTVLVSQHKGANNQKMVNSASSQTVFVVFCISVLLAIVGYFAAGPLMKLIGAGPEIYSDSVDYFKVSSLGFVFLFMFFVFQSLMRGIGNVMLPVYVVLVTVLLNLVLDPLFIYGFGPVPGFGVAGAAVASVITQGLSAIAGIYVMWKGKHGIQIHFSEMKWDLPWAKKLFQLGLPSSMEQSARALGMTMMVVLVTSFGSETVAAYGVGARMLSFVIVPALGLAIATTTLVGQNVGARKLKRAEKTGFLSIKVAFIGLTAIGILLFVFAEDLVRFFVPNEPKVIEDGALFIKIMGPSFGFLGVQQVINGTFNGAGFTKASMFISFLNLWVIRFPVGYYLAYHTDLAHVGIYWAFPISNWVSAIVAFIYFKTGYWRKRIEVGKA; encoded by the coding sequence ATGCAAGCACCGAAAGAGAAAAAATATACCGAAGGAAAGTTAATTTCTGCCCTTGTCAGCCTCGCCTTACCGATCATTTTGGCCAATGTTCTCCAAACTGCCTACCAGCTGATTGATACTTTTTGGCTGGGAAGATTGGGGGCCAATGCAGTGGCGGCAGTGAGTGTGAGCTTTCCCATTCTCTTTCTGATCTTGTCTTTAGGGGCTGGTCTGACCTTGGCAGGAACCGTCTTGGTCTCCCAGCACAAAGGAGCCAATAACCAAAAAATGGTTAATTCTGCATCTTCCCAAACGGTTTTTGTCGTGTTTTGCATCTCCGTTTTACTGGCTATTGTGGGCTATTTTGCCGCAGGGCCTTTGATGAAACTGATCGGAGCAGGGCCGGAGATCTACTCAGACTCGGTGGACTACTTCAAAGTGTCCTCACTAGGGTTTGTTTTCCTCTTCATGTTTTTTGTATTCCAATCCCTCATGCGCGGCATCGGCAATGTCATGCTGCCGGTGTATGTAGTGCTGGTGACAGTGTTGCTCAACTTGGTCCTCGACCCGCTTTTCATTTACGGCTTTGGGCCTGTCCCGGGATTTGGGGTCGCCGGTGCAGCCGTGGCCAGTGTCATCACACAAGGACTTTCAGCAATTGCTGGCATCTACGTGATGTGGAAGGGAAAACACGGCATCCAAATTCATTTCTCCGAGATGAAGTGGGACCTCCCTTGGGCAAAAAAGCTGTTTCAGCTCGGCCTACCTTCCAGCATGGAACAATCCGCAAGGGCCTTGGGCATGACCATGATGGTGGTGTTGGTGACGAGCTTTGGAAGTGAAACGGTCGCGGCATATGGCGTGGGCGCCAGGATGCTGAGTTTTGTGATTGTACCGGCCTTGGGACTGGCCATTGCCACGACGACCCTCGTGGGACAGAATGTGGGTGCCAGAAAGCTCAAAAGGGCCGAAAAAACCGGCTTCCTCAGCATAAAAGTAGCATTTATTGGGCTGACGGCCATTGGCATCCTGCTGTTTGTTTTTGCAGAGGATTTGGTGCGCTTTTTCGTTCCCAATGAACCCAAAGTGATCGAAGATGGCGCCCTGTTTATCAAAATCATGGGGCCGAGCTTTGGCTTCCTCGGTGTACAGCAAGTGATCAATGGTACCTTTAATGGAGCCGGCTTTACCAAAGCCTCCATGTTTATTTCATTCCTAAACCTCTGGGTCATTCGATTTCCGGTAGGCTATTACCTGGCATACCATACGGACCTGGCCCATGTAGGCATCTACTGGGCATTCCCCATTTCCAACTGGGTCTCGGCCATCGTAGCCTTCATCTATTTCAAGACAGGCTACTGGCGAAAGCGGATAGAGGTTGGAAAGGCTTAG
- a CDS encoding DUF805 domain-containing protein: protein MEYYKKVLNHYADFTGRARRKEYWMFVLVNFLVMMVVGIISGLLSTAFSSEVPFVLFYGAYSLAILVPTLAVTVRRLHDIGKSGWMYFVGLIPLIGGIWLLVLLVTEGNHGPNQYGEDPKNAEKVF from the coding sequence ATGGAATACTACAAAAAAGTACTGAATCATTATGCTGATTTTACGGGCCGTGCCCGGCGAAAGGAATACTGGATGTTTGTCCTGGTAAACTTCTTGGTGATGATGGTAGTAGGAATCATATCCGGCCTGCTCTCCACAGCCTTTTCAAGTGAAGTTCCTTTTGTTTTATTTTATGGAGCCTATTCCTTGGCGATTCTTGTACCTACTTTGGCCGTTACCGTCCGCAGGCTCCATGATATTGGAAAGAGTGGGTGGATGTATTTTGTTGGATTGATTCCCTTGATTGGAGGAATATGGCTGTTGGTGCTCCTGGTAACAGAAGGTAACCATGGGCCTAACCAGTATGGGGAAGATCCCAAAAACGCCGAAAAGGTGTTTTAA
- a CDS encoding SusD/RagB family nutrient-binding outer membrane lipoprotein: protein MKNIVILLAVLIGLASCDNLEEMNVNPNLPTETHPQLLLTNIEWEAFRSYRGTSPLYALKMLVQTDGENTNQYYKWARGSYGAYSDLRDVTKMIEEGERIGDMTYVALGKFFRAYHFYNLTLTFGDVPYSAALKGEAEENYAPLYDSQEAVFEGILTELKEANDILAESNNIIAGDIIYGGDLTSWRKLINAFRLKVMLTLSEKTGTVNVSEFATIFQNQPLMENVEDNGQLVFLDQQNNRYPDFNSSGFSSGMYMDSTFIQRLQEREDPRLFIYCTQTKSAKEAGKAINDFTAYEGGDPAAPYGEVNEKATQGNVSKVNERYHQDPVNEPYMLLGYSEQQLILAEAAVRGWISADAGALYESAVKASFKFYELYSEEYAAYVTEEAAEDYLARSINDFDMATSEAEQIQRIIMQKYLQSFFQLGWTSFYEYHRVGGYPSLRRPAGVAIPYRWIYPQSEYNYNATNVTAAITRQFGEGNDQINQMPWWLE from the coding sequence ATGAAAAATATAGTTATCCTTTTAGCGGTTTTGATAGGCCTTGCCTCTTGCGATAATCTCGAGGAGATGAATGTCAATCCCAACCTGCCAACAGAGACGCACCCTCAGCTTTTGCTGACCAATATCGAATGGGAAGCGTTTAGATCTTATCGTGGTACTTCCCCGCTTTACGCGCTCAAAATGCTCGTCCAAACGGATGGCGAAAACACCAACCAATACTATAAGTGGGCCAGGGGAAGTTATGGCGCTTACAGCGATTTGCGTGATGTGACCAAAATGATCGAGGAAGGTGAGCGTATCGGTGATATGACCTACGTGGCCCTGGGCAAGTTCTTCCGGGCCTATCACTTCTATAACCTTACCTTGACCTTCGGCGATGTGCCCTATTCGGCTGCGTTGAAAGGAGAGGCTGAAGAAAACTACGCGCCCCTGTATGACAGCCAAGAGGCGGTGTTTGAAGGGATTCTTACAGAACTTAAGGAAGCCAATGATATTCTGGCAGAGTCCAACAATATCATTGCCGGAGACATCATCTATGGAGGTGATCTTACCAGCTGGAGGAAGTTGATCAATGCCTTTAGGCTAAAGGTGATGCTGACCCTCTCTGAGAAAACCGGTACTGTAAATGTCAGCGAGTTTGCCACGATTTTCCAAAATCAACCCTTGATGGAAAATGTGGAAGATAATGGTCAATTGGTCTTCTTGGACCAGCAAAACAACCGTTATCCAGACTTTAACAGCAGTGGATTCAGCTCTGGGATGTACATGGATTCCACTTTCATCCAGCGCTTACAGGAGCGGGAAGATCCAAGGTTGTTTATTTACTGTACGCAGACCAAGTCCGCCAAAGAGGCAGGGAAAGCCATTAATGACTTTACGGCCTACGAAGGTGGTGACCCAGCAGCCCCGTATGGGGAAGTAAATGAGAAAGCTACCCAAGGAAATGTTTCCAAGGTAAATGAGCGCTACCACCAAGACCCGGTAAATGAACCTTATATGCTCTTAGGCTATTCCGAGCAGCAGTTGATATTGGCAGAAGCTGCCGTAAGAGGCTGGATTTCTGCGGATGCTGGAGCACTGTATGAATCGGCAGTGAAGGCTTCTTTTAAGTTTTATGAGCTGTATTCCGAGGAATACGCTGCTTATGTGACAGAGGAGGCAGCTGAAGATTATTTGGCCCGCTCGATCAATGACTTTGATATGGCCACTTCCGAGGCGGAACAAATCCAACGGATCATCATGCAAAAGTACTTGCAGTCATTTTTCCAGCTGGGCTGGACTTCCTTTTATGAATACCACCGGGTGGGAGGCTATCCATCATTGAGAAGACCTGCAGGTGTGGCGATCCCTTATCGATGGATTTATCCACAGTCAGAATATAACTATAATGCCACCAATGTGACAGCGGCTATTACCCGTCAATTTGGCGAAGGAAATGACCAAATCAACCAAATGCCTTGGTGGCTAGAATAA
- a CDS encoding O-methyltransferase has protein sequence MHLPMKAAPMSDIPAIYPKILAKSKEIGFTMPSDLYIGSLLKTLMLSKPGGNFLEIGTGIGLSLAWMVEGLGEKESLISIDNDPALTAIAEQFFGQDARLRVLCDDGRSWIKSYSGAPFDLIFADAWPGKYSELEETLSLLKMGGFYVIDDMDVQPNWPEGHGENVKQLIATLESREDLALCKMNWSTGLVVGVKTGH, from the coding sequence ATGCATTTGCCCATGAAAGCTGCCCCCATGTCGGATATTCCGGCGATCTACCCCAAAATTTTAGCCAAGTCGAAAGAAATTGGTTTTACCATGCCCTCGGATTTGTACATCGGATCCCTGCTGAAGACCCTGATGCTTTCCAAACCGGGCGGTAATTTTCTGGAAATAGGGACTGGAATCGGCTTGTCGCTGGCTTGGATGGTGGAGGGATTGGGCGAAAAGGAATCATTGATCTCTATCGATAATGATCCGGCCCTGACGGCCATCGCAGAGCAGTTTTTTGGACAGGATGCACGGCTGAGGGTGCTTTGTGACGATGGCCGCAGCTGGATCAAAAGCTATTCTGGAGCACCCTTTGATTTGATCTTTGCGGATGCCTGGCCTGGAAAGTACAGCGAGCTAGAAGAGACACTTTCGTTACTAAAGATGGGTGGATTTTATGTCATCGATGACATGGATGTACAGCCCAATTGGCCGGAAGGTCATGGGGAAAATGTCAAGCAGCTTATTGCCACGCTGGAATCTCGGGAGGACTTGGCCTTATGTAAAATGAACTGGTCCACCGGGTTGGTCGTGGGGGTGAAGACGGGGCATTAG